The stretch of DNA TGCGTCTTCTTATGGCCACCGGACTTTTCAGATGACCCCACAAACTCTTTCAATAGCTAGTTTTTGGGGCTTCTATAAATATGTGTTGTGTTGACCAGTCCTAGGCTCTTGTCAGAACTTAAGAACATCTCCCACTCATCTCCTTGCTAGTTGCTTGGACCAAAGTGAGATTAGGAGAGATCTAGTGCATCTAGTGGCACTAGTTCATATTTAAGCCTTAGTTCGCTTGTTACTTTTGGTGCTTGCCACCATCTAGACTGCTTGATGGATTGGATGTAACAGCCCGAAAATTCATATTAGAAAAATCACTCGAGTTCAAAAACTATTTtcaaaacttgttgcaaaattaATCTCTTGAGCTCAATTCCCTTGTCCCCTAATCTCCATCATGTTCCTaatcacctctctctctctctaacctGCACAGGCACGCACACAGCAAGCCAACCAGCTAATCTGTTCTTTTACACATATACTCTCATGCACCTTGTGCACTTATAAGCACCACACGAACACCCCATGCAAGCTCGCACACCAGACCCTTGCCGTGCTCATCTCACCATGCTCGAGCAGCTCACTGCTGCGTCCACGCCCCTGCAGCTCGTCAGGCCCCCCTGCCGTCCTCGCTCGCGCTcgcagcacgccgcacacgcgacacgccggccccgcAACGGGACCGCACGCTGCACccggcaccacgccgtgccgcccaccgcCGAGCCCCTACCTCGCTACAGCCTTCTCGCCGGCAAAGCTCGCCTCGTCGCACGCGCTtcaacgccgccgtcgcctcagcTACAAGCTCGCCGCTGTGCACAAtgacgacgagctgccgcagcccacgcccGTTGTCCTTGCCGCCCGCCCTTGCGCGACGCCACTACTGTCCGCCGCGCCTATAAAAGGGCGAGGCCGCGCGGAGCTCCGCCACCAGCCCAAGCTCGCCAAGCCGCCCCGCTCCACCGCTCCTCCCTCGCTCAATCCCGCCATCCTCTGTTCTTCCCAAGAACAGACCCCTCCCGTCGATCTCCCCCACCAGGTCATCTTGGTTCAATTCCCTTCGAGGTGAGAATCCTCGTACCCTCCTCTACCTTCCCGAACCAGCGCCATCCACCCTCCCTACCCGAGCCAAGCTCCCCACGACGAGCTCCCGGAGCCATAGCCAtggctgccgcggccgccgtggaAGACCTCCGTTTCCCATGCTCGAAGTCCCCAAAACTGAACCCCCTCACTCTCCCCTCTTCCCATGCCCTCGGATTTGGGAACAGTGAACCGCAGCTCGATCACGACGAAGCTCCGGCGAGCAGCCACCGTAGGTGctatggcgccgccgcctgggacGTCGTCGCCCTCCCTGTTCCCGTTCCGTGACCCTCTCCCACCTCTGTTTTGTTGAGTCCAGCAAGCCCACttaaatgaactaaacaccAGCCCAAGTACTAGCCGCAAAGCCCAAACTACCCAAGAACCTCCACGCACAGCTCCTTCCATTTATATTAATCCATTTTCGGAATTAGTTAGCCACCCTATCTTACAACTACAATATCTCAGCCATCCAAGCTTTGATTCAATCAATCCTTTTTCctcaatttttctaaaatcatatCCTATccattcctcctattttcaccTCCTTCCGAGCTCATTTTATTTTTATGgttgtgcttgcttgtgtttgtttccCGGTTGTGCCGTTTCCGCCCGTAGAAGACGGAGTGATCGAGGAGGAACGCACCGAGTACGAAGGCCAGTACCGTGAGCCGGAGCCAGAAGATccgtaccgcgagcaggagctgcctgaaggctttgaagactgCAAGTCCAACCCATTCCCTTTTGATCATATTTATCCCAGTTTTCAAACACAACCCGTAGAAGCCTAATATGACTTGCATCCagttatataaatatatatatgcctGAATTATTTTACTGCTTGATCTAGTTATAAacccggttggatagccactccTTGTTTGCCATTACGTCGCTGATGATATATAAAACCTAGGATTTATCGCAACACATGATACGCTCTGTTTATGCAAACTCCTTGATATTAGCTAAATGGTTAGGACCTGTTGTTCAACAACTTTACTACTCACTTTACAAATACAATTGTTTTCAacaagaaaatgtgtgagtgtgtggttGGTGTAAAAATGGGTTGGGACTTTGAGAAAGTGTTAATGAATAGCTATGTGTGGGTGATTACCCAGAGATGGGGCAGATCAGGGTTCCTTGTGTGGGACACCTGGGAGTTTCGGCTCATGCCTTTGTGGTTGAGTATAGAAGATGTCCGCCTTGTCTCGTTTAAGGACCGAGtcgatgtgtcatcttgcctaacccAATTTATCATGCAACCACTTGACCCTTGTGTGTGGCAAGGGCTTAGTCTAAATCTCACTAGTTAGTCTGTTAGCCGTCTGGAGGCAGGTGTGCATCGAGAGGCTAAGGAGCAGGCATAAGCAAGTGCAGGCTTATTCGTGGCCCGGTTGGAGACCTCGTTAGAAGGTCATGAACCCCTTAGTTTGGCTCTCGTAGATGACTAGCACTAAGGTGATCATGTTGCGGTaccctacttgtgggtaaaattgtacacctctgcagagtttaaaatctattcgaatagccatgtCCACGGTCTTGGACGAGTTATGGCTTGGTTACTTCGACTAGTTGTGGGAATTGGGAATTTGTGTGAGTAAAGCGTGAGTTGGATTTTGGAAATGCCGGCAAGTGTGTTGTTTGCTGCTGTGGACGGGGTGCCCGGTAGCAATTAAAATttggatcctttgtgtaggatcaaaCCCCACTCTTTCATGACTATTACCCTTATGGTAACaaaatgttttgcaaaaataaaagaattACTAAACAGCCCTTGCATGTGTATAAAAATTGGCTTTATGCAAAATAAAACCTCAGCCtattccttgatttacccttATGCATGTATTCTTATACCCCCTCCGTAGGGCGGGgctggacttgttgagtacttttgtactcacccctatTTTGTTGCTTcaaaggaagacccagacttcattGTTGAGGACGTCGAGTAGGAGGTTGCGTCCGCACCCAACgctgcctgtggtgttggccctttGGCGtgatactctgagcccgagctggacCCCGTCTGGatcgtgctttggtgtatcaccgtagcctTTTAACTGCTTGTTATCGTTTGTATCGAGTGCCCACCTCCGCGGAGGTTGTACGGTAACTGAACTATCTATTGAATAAATGTGTATTAGCcttctgggactgatatttgtatcacatttagtctctacttATGTGGGGACGCTTCATTGGAGGATCGTTGAGGAGCTTGTGGTGATTGTTTGCAGCCAACGGTCAAGTCGATTGTAGCCCTTGTGCAGGTCCCTAAGGAAGATTGCAAAGAACTATAACGGAATGCTCATGGCTAGTTGGAGTGCTCATTATGATCGACTCTAGCGGCACCCAAGTTGAGGGTCTAGCTTGAGCAGCAAGTTAGCGCATGAATCAGTCCCCTAAGATATGCCACAATGAGGGCATAGGTTGTCGGCAAGTGACCAAACCTCAAGAGATAATTCTCTTTGTCTTGACTGGTTCGGTTTGCACTTCTGCTACTCTTTCATTCATATATCTTGTGTGGTGCTTGTTGCTTGTGTAGAGGAGCTCTAGTTGTTATTTGTACCAGGTAGAGTTGCCTTACCTGATTAGGACACCAGAGTGGACCTAGCCTTGGTGGCTGAGTGTTTTAGTAGTACAATCCAATTGCCACTAAAATTCTGTAGGGGCCTGCATTAGGTGTTATAGTAGTGTCTATTAGGTTTTATTGTTTTACTAACTGCTTTGCTCTAGGGTTTATGAGTTTGTAGAGAAATTTTATAGCATATTCACCTCTCCCTCCAAGCCATCTAAATCCTTTCATTTGTCTAAAAAACATTAAAAAATGCAAGTGGGTATTTTTAAAGTCATAAATACAACATTTTGTGGAGTTTGTTTTCTTTGGTACCTCTCCATATTCTTACCATGTGCTATTGCTACACTAGCATTATTGTGGTAACTAAAACATGTCAAAATGTATATGATCTATAATATTATATACATTTTACATAAATTTAACATATATCTGGGTGCAACAGAGATAATTCCCTATATAGCACTAAACAAATATGCCACTAACTCTACTATGGATAATTAAAAACATGTAAAATCGTATATGCTCTATAATACTATATATGCGATCACAAAAATTTAAAGTGTATCAGGGTATAGCAGGTATATCTTCCCTTGGTATATGACAACGACAGAATCTCCATCCCTAGTTCAGTGGATTCAGGCTTTGGTGGTACTAGACCCATATATGCCACATGTCAACAAGCGATGACAAATTTCAGCTACTTTAACTATGAGTGTTTACAAAATAATAAAAGATTGCTGGCGAGGAAGGATAGGTGGTGAGTGCATACCTCTTATtctcaagtagccgttggagttttGCGATGAGCTGCTCTTCGTTCGAGTTTTTTGCATTGAAATTATCGCCAATAAATTCCTTGATAATATCTCCAATTAGGTCTTTTTTATCTCGACTCTGACCCACAGAAATAAAAGCTTTCAGATGGAATTGGCCTCCTTTAAGCCTGTCATACACTTCCCTCCCGAGTGTTGTCTTGCCTAGTCCGCCAGATCCATAGATGGAGAATATCTTGAGTTGCACATTcccatccccatccccatccccatccccgtcGTCAGAAAACCTCTTGATTAGTTCATTTATTTGCTCTTCAATGCCAACAAGGTCTTTCTGATGTTTGAATGATGGAACCCACGACATGCAAGGAACAATGGTATCAGTAATTTCAGCAGGTGCATTAGCCACAACATTGTCGACATTATACTCTTGACGCTTTTGGATTTCATCCTGAACTTGTTTCTTGATATCTTTGATCTTGTCACTAATTTGAGGGTGAGCCTTGAACACCCTATGAGTGAGCACTCTAAATCCGCCCGCATCAGAGGTAGGCTCGCTGTGCACCAAAAAGCCATCAACAAAATCCTCTATGTCATATGACATCTCTCTCACATTGTTGGCCCAACGCTTGATCAGATAATAATCCTGGTCATTCAGATGCAAGTCTGGCAACTTCCTGAGGACTACCTGCATATTCGTAAGCTCCTCCGAGAAAGATTCGATGTCTTTTTTCACACTGTCCTCCAGATTGCACCCCTTGAGGAGCTCGCCAAGCTTGTGGAGCAGGCTGCCCATGGCCCCCGTTGCGAGATCCATAGCTCGGTCGCTTGGTCTACTTAGGTACCTCATGTTTGTAGGATGATAACTTGAAAAGCTCTGTGGCGGGTGGAAATTACGGTGATGATCCTAGCATGCAGAATAATGAAGTATTAGTGAGATTAAGTATATAAACTCGTTTCAGCAAATGGTGCCAGTTGTATTATTGTCTAATTAATGAAGCTCACCTTTGAAAGCGCCTCAGCTGTTTCAGGATTACATATAACAACCACCAAAGGCACCTCATCGACTTCATTTGGATCTTTCTTGGACATGTATTGAGTGATCTGTTCAGCTCTAAGATCCTTGTCCACTATTGTGCTTTTCACGACAAAATCATCATTTGTAGTACTCTGTTCTTGGATTGTTATCTGTATACTACAATTGGATTGTGGTGACACAATGCCTTGGTCTGGCCGTGCATGGTACTGCTGGCAATGTGTTTCGATGATGAAGGCATAATAATCATTTGTCTCGTTAGTTAGCTTAACTTCATATGTCTCCTTCTGAAGCTCGGATGGAAGCATCAGCGTGAGCGGCTCTATTCCAAGCATCTCGTCATTTATCTGTGCCAAAAGAGAGTACATGCGTCATCACAAAAATATATTGCACTTGTTTTATGAGAATGAGATATGGTAGTGTGTGCACGCGCACACATATTACACCAGGGTTCACAATAGCTTTATAATCCATATCTTCCAATTGTCTCAAAAATCTCAAAACATTGGTTACTAAAAAAAATTACTTATTATATAAGAAATAATAGCTAGGGACCATATATAGAAGACCGTACCTGAGCAGCGTCCACATTTGTTTCAGTTCGCATGAGCATGCTGGTTATATCCGATATGGAAGGTCTATATGTAGGTTCTTTAATCCTACAGAGTGCTGCTATTTTCATACATTGAGTTAATTGCATCAAGTATAGTATTGGCGAATGCTTTTGTGATTTTTTCCACCTGTAGCCCCACCACCGAAGCACCTGTGCAAAATTcgcaaatgttatttatttatttatgcctcttgacactcaaaattggctAAAGTAGGatcatggacatgatcaatagATTATAGGGCTGTTTGGATCATAGCCAaaccacgccacgccacgggTGTGGCGAGCCACAGGCTGTGGCGGGCAATTTCAGCGCCACAGCATCTGCTCCCGCTGCTGTTGACTGTTCCGTGGCGGAACTGTAG from Panicum virgatum strain AP13 chromosome 9K, P.virgatum_v5, whole genome shotgun sequence encodes:
- the LOC120651729 gene encoding uncharacterized protein LOC120651729 isoform X5 yields the protein MGDRNVLERILSGHEKPTNLALALLQEITENFSDDRKIGKGGFAEVYKGVLQNKNIAVKKIFLNKHTIDDKLFDREVKNLMMMEIISHPNVVRFLGFCANNHYEYEMIKDNGEWVKAQIRERLLCFDYISNGSLDKHITDELRGLEWSKRYEIIKGICNGLHHLHEEKNIIHMDLTPGNIMLDNEMVPKITDFGLSRLDNNTHTISGPRYLTRGYCAPEYENGGKPSKMADVYSLGVIITELITGRKVDPNKNKVLRWWGYRWKKSQKHSPILYLMQLTQCMKIAALCRIKEPTYRPSISDITSMLMRTETNVDAAQINDEMLGIEPLTLMLPSELQKETYEVKLTNETNDYYAFIIETHCQQYHARPDQGIVSPQSNCSIQITIQEQSTTNDDFVVKSTIVDKDLRAEQITQYMSKKDPNEVDEVPLVVVICNPETAEALSKDHHRNFHPPQSFSSYHPTNMRYLSRPSDRAMDLATGAMGSLLHKLGELLKGCNLEDSVKKDIESFSEELTNMQVVLRKLPDLHLNDQDYYLIKRWANNVREMSYDIEDFVDGFLVHSEPTSDAGGFRVLTHRVFKAHPQISDKIKDIKKQVQDEIQKRQEYNVDNVVANAPAEITDTIVPCMSWVPSFKHQKDLVGIEEQINELIKRFSDDGDGDGDGDGNVQLKIFSIYGSGGLGKTTLGREVYDRLKGGQFHLKAFISVGQSRDKKDLIGDIIKEFIGDNFNAKNSNEEQLIAKLQRLLENKRPLQNFSGNWIVLLKHSATKARSTLVS